From the genome of Nicotiana sylvestris chromosome 2, ASM39365v2, whole genome shotgun sequence, one region includes:
- the LOC138885628 gene encoding uncharacterized protein, translated as MAADIEVFFLVEGRSSFRLQKRLVLCIIHCESDNMTNKTPDTSSTPAISHTAFHEDDYTHLCHPLYMHPSDVLGTSLVSTSFDGTVYGSWRHKILTLLIKSKLDFINGNSQKPSPTSPLARQCVEYSEFAREIWNELEKRYGKADGVRVFELKKEVCSCGAKSAEDEEHRAYQFLMGLNDTYVQIRSNILMMKPLPLVGAVYSILLSDEKQMNVSTGIQFPSISASFNVGLSRQGYPSKVNFESSKPNVTCKYYKKPSHTIDECYKLHGYPPSLKFTKTPNLRKTDAHVELINHPESRTGDISTKDGTLP; from the exons ATGGCGGCTGATATTGAGGTGTTTTTTCTAGTTGAAGGTCGTAGCTCTTTCCGGTTGCAAAAGAGATTG GTTCTCTGTATAATTCATTGTGAATCTGATAACATGACCAACAAAACTCCTGATACATCTTCAACTCCTGCTATTTCTCACACTGCCTTCCATGAGGATGACTATACTCATCTGTGTCATCCTCTCTATATGCATCCATCAGATGTTTTGGGGACCTCGTTGGTCTCCACTTCGTTTGATGGAACAGTATATGGTAGTTGGAGGCATAAAATCCTTACACTTTTAATTAAAAGCAAACTAGATTTTATAAATGGAAACTCTCAGAAGCCTTCACCTACTTCACCTCTTGCCAGACAATG TGTGGAGTATTCAGAGTTTGCTAGGGAAATTTGGAATGAGTTAGAAAAGAGATATGGTAAGGCTGATGGTGTTAGAGTTTTTGAACTTAAGAAAGA GGTGTGTTCTTGTGGTGCTAAATCTGCAGAAGATGAGGAACATAGGGCTTATCAGTTTTTAATGGGTTTGAATGATACATATGTCCAAATCAGAAGTAATATTCTGATGATGAAGCCACTTCCTTTAGTTGGGGCTGTGTACAGCATTTTATTGTCTGATGAAAAGCAGATGAATGTGTCTACTGGAATTCAGTTTCCTTCTATCTCTGCATCTTTTAATGTTGGGCTCTCCAGGCAGGGTTATCCTTCTAAAGTGAATTTTGAATCATCTAAACCAAATGTCACCTGCAAATACTATAAGAAACCTAGCCATACTATAGACGAATGCTACAAACTCCATGGTTATCCCCCAAGTTTAAAGTTTACTAAAACTCCTAATCTTAGAAAGACTGATGCACATGTTGAGCTCATCAACCATCCTGAATCCAGGActggtgacatctctactaaggATGGTACTCTTCCATAG